CCTCGAGGTGTTAGATCTTCGAGATCTGCCAAAGTTGAGTGCCCTTATTATGAAAGATACAGGAATTGGTGCAGCAACAACATCAACATTGGCTCCGTCTACCACCTTTTCCCATCTTGAGCAAATTTATGTACGGAGATGCTCAAGTATGAAGACGTTGCTTCCACATTGGCTGCTTCCAAACCTCCAAAACCTGGAAGAAATTTGGGTGTCAGAATGTGATGAGATAGTAGAAATATTGGGAGCAGCAACATCAGAAGTTGAAGAAAAAGGGAGTGATGCATTAATCAAATTCCATCTTCCCAAATTGAGAGAATTGAGTCTAAGTAACTTACCAAATTTGAAGAGCATTTGCAGCAAAAGTGGAGTGATGGTTTGTGATTCTCTCCAACTTATCCGTATTACTAGATGTGATAAACTGAAGAGAATTCCTCCATTTGTTCCCCTTGTTGGCAATGGGCAGCCATTTGCATATGCTCCACCTTCTCTTACCATCAGGTCAAGCACAGAATGGTGGGAATCGTTGGAGTGGGATGACCATCCAAACTATAAAAATGTTCTTCAACCCCTTTGGAAGGATAAAAGGTATGAACCAtttatagtttagtttattttttttatttttataaatctaatttctccattttaataaaatttcaggTATATTTTGTGATGATGTTGAAGAGAAAGATAAAAGTGGGGGTGGGAAAGGAGGGGGAAGGATAGTGCAAAAGAGAGGAGAAAAGGAATGATGGAAGGAAGAGGTTAAGAGCATAAATAAGAAATCAAACTGCCtccattttttaaacattttcccTCTCTTACCATTCCttctattctctttttcttcttttattcttatctaattttataatgttctaaaatttttaatattatcaagATCAAACTGATTGAGAGTATAAAAttgaggactaaaattttaattttgatcaaaacaaaaattttctataatttagtgactaatgtaACTTTTTTTGGTTCAATGATAATTGAAACTCCATCTATTTCTAAATAAGGTAAACACTCGACCAATAAACCACAACTTAGTCAAAAACATAGCTGACctaagaaattatatatatttattttaacttgaatagatttatttatatatataaaaaactgaATATATTCATTCACATCTTACAAATTTGAGAGCAGATCAAAGGTTTTATTACCAACTGATAGATACAACTGTTGAGAAAATTCAGTATCAAATACCGTAGCTGTACCCAAAATGCCAACTAATAATGGCAGACACCAAAGAGAAGagctaaaagaaaaaagatgggatttcttactaataattttgccttttttttatcttcacttcttcttcttctcctttttttgaCTATTGTACCCACAAcgttctttcttcttcactgtttttaatttcttttaatgtcCAAGGTCTATCACTAATTTTCAAGCATCCAATCAAggtaattttctttcatttgcttAATCCATGACATGCTTTTCATTGCTTAATTCATGACTATGCAATGATTGTTTTTTGTTATCTGCTTCAGTTATAGCAGCTTGCTTTGTAAGATAGTTAAGGGAGTGAACTTCACTGCTTCATTTTCAGTTCTAATCTCTCAACACTTTTCAGCCAGTTGGTCAGGTAATTTCTGCTTCCCATTCTTTGATCctcaaatatgcaattcagctcatttgaaaatttgtttGCTTATTATCAACTCATGACATGATGTCCTTTGCTTTTACATAACGAGAAAGATGAATAATTGTAATAAGATCTGAAGCTATGATTTCCTCTACTGATTATCAACAGTTTTAGATTTCAAGACTGGATGATCAGCAGACATAATCTACTTTAGATAGAAATTAATACCAAAAGAGCTACCCAGAAGCAATATAATGTTGAAATCTCAAACTGTTGAACATTTTACCTCTTAATATTCTGTTGCACACTTGAATCTAGCATTTTCTATACATTGAGAGGTTAATTCTGGATATACAAATTTCATCATGTTTCTGTCTGCCACCCATCCATAGCTCCATCTAATAAATGCCATTGCTTGAAACTTGCATTCATGTTTCCTTTTCATGCTTACACTGACATTCACAGATTTTCATTATCTGCTACTGTTATATATGATTGCGTTGCAGGGACATAGCAATTGTTGAGTATTGGCCTGCAATGCAACAAACTTCCAGCAGCAGTAATGCTTACATGTCTGTTTGAAGATTGAACCAGAAGCaactttcttttgtttaaattttatatttttgtgatgTTAACAAGTTGGCAAGTTGCTTGATATTTAAAGCTAGTACTTTTAGATTTGAAATTGATGGATGTAACAGCTGAATTTTTTCAGCTTttcttttgtaatattttagttggCAACTTGCCAAATTTGGTACGAGCAGTTACAGTTTAGGTAacttacttattattattattatttttgtaacccctttatattttgaaatggaaatgaaagcTGTGACTTTTTCTCATTCGGTTACTTGCTGCTTCTCtttggattttcattttgttctttttgttttgttttgctgTTAATGAGCTTTAGTCTTGGCTGTTTGAATTTTGCTTAGTTGCTGCTGTTTTTTTTCTAACAGCAATGGAGTACGTAGAGCCTGTTCTTGGCATTGCAAAATGTTTTGGACCTCCTGTTTGTAAATACTTGAAATATCACAGAAAGCTGAATGATTATGTGAGAAACTTCAAGAGGATCAAAGATGAATTGAATTGCAAAATGGAAGATATAGAGCTGCAATTGAAAACAGAACTTCTTTGCCCTCTGGGGGAGATACCGAAGCAGGGAGTTGAAAATTGGTTGACAGATGTGAAAGAGACGATTAGTGAAGCACAAGTTGTTGAAAACAAAGTCAGTAACGGGAGATATCTCTGTCGTGCTTGCAACGGGAAGCTGGTTGACGAAAAGACTTGGgaaatgaaggaatttcttgataaagctCCTAATGCCTCTGAAGGTCTTGCCATGGATGGTCCAAGTGGTGGGTTGCCACTGCCAACATCAGAACTAGTTGGAGAGGAAGCTGTCAGAAATGAGATTTGGGCATGTTTGATGCAGGAGGAGGTGAGCAAGATTGGGGTTTGGGGGATGGGCGGTGTGGGTAAAACCACTATCATGAAGCACATCCACAATGATCTTTTGAAACAACAAAGGTTCGAAAGGGTAATCTGGGTTACCATATCAAAGGAGTTCAATGTAATGAAGGTACAAGATGATATTGCAAGTGCATTGCAGTCGAAGGAATATTTAGCCACAGAAGGAGACAAGCTCAGACGAGCAGCAATCTTGTCAGAAATGCTGAAGAAAGCAGGAAAGCATGGGCTAATCCTAGATGATGTGTGGGATAAAGTCTCTGTTGAAAATTGGCCAACCATGCTACtgttatatttttagttaagtgCATGCAGCTTGTAAACATGCTGCAGCACGTATGTTTGCTGTAACAGCAAGGTTGTTTAGTTACTTCGTTAAGCTACTTTAGTTGAAAATGAGCAGAATGAGTTATCAGCCATAAATTCCCTTGCAACACATTTGTGAgcaagtaaaaatatttcttgcaTCTTGCTTCATTGTTCTGTGCTCTCTGTTTTCTTCCTTTGCTCCTCCTCATCCCCAACAGTCTCTCTAGAGGAAGTTGGGATCCCCGAGCCGAGTGGCAGAAATGGCTGCAAGTTGGTGTTGACAACCCGTTCCGAGTATGTCTGTAAGCATATGTCTGTAAGCATGTTTGTAAACAAAAGTTGGCATTGTTTTACTAATGATTCTAATAGAAGTTTCAACATTCAAAAGAATAtaagttgaaataatttttttttttcaaatttaaaatatgtaacttaAAAAAGTATtccattattttcataaaataatatcaaattatgactacctttaaattataatttattagataaaCTACACCGTAATTCATTTTAAACTaacattatttctattttggtcactctatAATTGTTCGAATTAGTCACTgacataacatttttttttttacttttgactaaAGTTAGGGACTTTTCTATAATTAGCCCAAaacatttgtttttgtttatttgcaaCATAAAAACCACATATCCTTGTCACTACTCATCCCTTGCTTTCCATCTCTATTGCTCCTCGCTGCACCATAAGAACCACGTTTCATGACAATGGTGTACAAAGAGTGTTGGTTGTGTTTTGACTATCGTACAAATTAATATAGAAATACAATCGGACAAACTTCCGAGTGGATACTATTGGGAAACTGTAGGTGAAGTTGGAGCGAAAAACACTAGCCGTCATGTAAGGACCTACGGTTATCGTTGGATCTTGCATGGCGACAGGGGAGATGATGGATTTTTCTGGCAAGGAACTTGGATCCGATATCTAGAGCCCATTTCCACTTGATCAAGTGATTTTTGGAACTCTCCGGActattggtttttattttggttttggatgtgGTTTTTAACTCATTCATTGCGTTGCATGATAAAAAATACGGTTTTATGAAAAcaaagatttttctaaaacacgAATTGAATGTCTATTTGTAACGGTTTTAAGACTTCCGCtataaattttgtttctaattatagaaacaattaaatttcttccaaaaataattataaaaattaaaattagtgtTAAAATGTTGGTAGTTGTTTAgcaatagatttaaaatattttaaaacaaatactaaaaattaaaaataatttcaataaaattcatgGGGACATTCAAGTCTTTACATAAGTTTCAACCCACGTAAGCATCtccatcaaatattttattccttaccaatttaagaaagaaaaacaaccaaaatacTCATAGTTTAGTAACTAACTAATAGTTAATAGTGTagtttttttggtaaaataaaaaatttactctgattttgtataaaaaaactcaaaattatttataaaatagaaaatgtataTTATTCAACATAGGGATTTTTATCCAaatcatacaaaaataattaattacgaaaatagtatagaaaataaattaattacaaaaataagacATTTGCTACGATATTCTGCTGTTGTCGCCTGGCATATTGGCAACACCAGACTAAAATGTGATAACCAAAAATATTCAAAGACTTGATATGTAAATTTGTCATTTTGATTGGCTGTTGAAAATAAGCTCTAAGGGTGTTGTGTGGCGGTGTGGCCACACAAAATCTTAACTAGGGTTAATTTCTTTGTAAACCCTTactgtttattattttgtttttattcccCCTCAACACTAAAACTAAAAAGTTCTCTTACCCATTAGTCCAGTTTAAATTATGTCTGGCATAAcagttaacattattaatagTAATTTTCTTTAGctcatatatatagatatatataataaaatttgtctaaaatttttataattataatttgatacGCTACcgtaaattaaattgataataagaaaaagaaatagagtaaCCACAATAGGAACAATCTTTATTTAGAGCGTCTAACAATAGTAATTTACCCTAACAATTATTGGTCAAGTTTTACAACTTTCATGTTAGGATTTGCAGGTACTTAGTAAAGTCTTCAATTTGAGGACATCGGATATGATTGTAAAGTAAATAGCATGTGAGTTTATGTAAGtggatatgatttgaatgtatGATTTGAGTTTATGTAATACGATGTTTTGTTGGTGTTGTCTAATATATTGGCAACACCAGATTAAAATGTGATGACCAAAATATTcaaagatatgatatgtaaatttctcattttaattGGCTGTTGAAAATAAGCTCTAAAGGTGTT
This sequence is a window from Gossypium raimondii isolate GPD5lz chromosome 5, ASM2569854v1, whole genome shotgun sequence. Protein-coding genes within it:
- the LOC128041119 gene encoding probable disease resistance protein At1g52660, giving the protein MEYVEPVLGIAKCFGPPVCKYLKYHRKLNDYVRNFKRIKDELNCKMEDIELQLKTELLCPLGEIPKQGVENWLTDVKETISEAQVVENKVSNGRYLCRACNGKLVDEKTWEMKEFLDKAPNASEGLAMDGPSGGLPLPTSELVGEEAVRNEIWACLMQEEVSKIGVWGMGGVGKTTIMKHIHNDLLKQQRFERVIWVTISKEFNVMKVQDDIASALQSKEYLATEGDKLRRAAILSEMLKKAGKHGLILDDVWDKVSVENWPTMLLLYF